A single window of Neospora caninum Liverpool complete genome, chromosome XII DNA harbors:
- a CDS encoding KLLA0F09449p, related: MLARASARVAKCGPGNLFQVRHASSKEIRFGCDARNQMLAGCNRLADAVGVTLGPKGRNVVIEQPYGSPKITKDGVTVAKSIELGNKMMNLGAQLVKQVASTTNDIAGDGTTTATLLARAIFREGCKAVDAGMNPMDLLRGINLAVDRVLAHLNSVTKNVTTSEEIFNVATISANGDKVIGKLIADAMEKVGRDGTITVSEGKTLTHELELVEGLKFDRGYISPYFITNSKEQKVELEKPFVLLYDKRISSVKSILPVLEFIVQNQGSLLIIAEDVDSEALATMVVNKLRLGLKICAVKAPGFGDHRKAMLHDIAVMTGGQVVTEETGGSLEDAHQMPQMLGRAKSVTVTKDTTLVIEGGGEKATIEERCDQIRVSMEQTHSDYEKEKLQERLARMTGGVAVIKVGGASEVEVGEAKDRIQDALCATKAAVEEGIVPGGGTALLYASETLKTIETTNYDQKVGVGIVRNACKQPCKTIADNAGHEGAVVVGNLLREADPKKGFNAQTGEYVDMMAAGIIDPTKVVKTALSDAASVASLMTTTEAAVVEAKEEKNEEPMGGGMPMGGMGGGMGGMY; encoded by the exons ATGCTTGCACGCGCTTCCGCGAGAGTTGCCAAATGCGGCCCTGGAAACCTCTTCCAGGTTCGCCATGCGAGCAGCAAAGAGATCCGGTTTGGCTGTGACGCAAGAAACCAGATGCTTGCAG GATGCAATCGCCTGGCAGACGCCGTCGGCGTGACTCTCGGCCCGAAGGGACGCAACGTCGTTATCGAGCAACCTTACGGTTCACCAAAGATCACGAAAGATGGCGTGACAGTCGCGAAGTCGATTGAGTTGGGAAACAAAATGATGAATCTTGGAGCTCAGCTGGTGAAGCAAGTTGCTTCCACGACAAACGACATTGCCGGCGATGGAACAACTACTGCGACGCTTTTGGCACGTGCCATCTTCAGAGAGGGCTGCAAAGCCGTCGATGCGGGAATGAACCCTATGGATCTCTTGAGAG GCATCAACCTTGCGGTGGATAGGGTCCTCGCGCATTTGAACTCCGTGACGAAGAACGTGACGACGTCTGAGGAGATCTTCAACGTCGCCACGATCTCTgcgaacggagacaaagTGATCGGGAAGCTGATTGCAGATGCTATGGAGAAAGTTGGCCGTGACGGAACCATCACTGTTTCGGAGGGGAAGACACTGACGCATGAGCTTGAGCTCGTGGAAGGCTTGAAGTTCGACAGAGGCTACATTTCCCCCTATTTCATCACAAACTCGAAGGAGCAGAAGGTTGAACTGGAGAAgcccttcgtcctcctctaCGACAAGCGCATCTCCTCCGTCAAAAGCATCCTCCCCGTCCTCGAATTCATCGTCCAGAACCAGGGGTCTCTCCTCATCATTGCCGAGGACGTCGACAG CGAGGCACTGGCGACGATGGTGGTCAACAAGCTGCGCTTGGGCCTGAAGATCTGCGCAGTCAAAGCGCCAGGTTTCGGGGACCACAGAAAGGCTATGCTTCACGATATCGCAGTGATGACAGGAGGACAGGTCGTCACGGAGGAAACCGGCGGCAGCCTGGAGGATGCGCACCAGATGCCCCAGATGCTTGGACGC GCCAAGTCCGTGACAGTGACGAAGGACACGACCCTGGTGATtgagggcggcggcgagaaggcgacgatTGAGGAGCGGTGTGACCAAATTCGCGTTTCGATGGAACAGACGCACTCAGACtacgagaaggagaaactgcAAGAGCGTCTCGCCCGGATGACTGGCGGCGTTGCGGTGATCAAGGTTGGAGGCGCCTCAGAAGTGGAGGTTGGCGAAGCCAAAGACCGGATCCAAGACGCGCTATGTGCCACGAAGGCCGCGGTGGAAGAGGGTATTGTGCCCGGAGGAGGCACGGCGCTTCTGTACGCCAGCGAGACTCTGAAGACGATCGAAACGACAAACTACGACCAGAAGGTCGGCGTGGGCATTGTGCGGAACGCATGCAAGCAGCCCTGCAAGACGATTGCGGACAACGCCGGCCACGAGGGCGCGGTTGTCGTCGGAAATCTCCTGAGAGAAGCGGATCCCAAGAAGGGGTTCAACGCCCAAACCGGGGAATACGTTGACATGATGGCTGCTG gcatCATCGATCCCACGAAAGTCGTCAAGACCGCACTCTCTGACGCTGCgtccgtcgcgtctctcaTGACCACGACCGAGGCTGCGGTCGTTGAAGcaaaggaggagaagaacgaggagccCATGGGAGGAGGCATGCCCATGGGCGGCATGGGCGGTGGCATGGGAGGCATGTACTAG